The stretch of DNA CTGCTCTTCTCCCTGACCGGCCGTGCCGGGCTCGTGCTCGAGCAGGCCGCGAAGAACGATCTGTCCGACAGCGCCAACGGCACCGGCCCGTACGAGGTGTCCTCCTGGAAGCAGGGCGACTCGCTCACCTTCAGCCGCAACGACGACTACTGGGGCACCGAGCCGAAGGTCGCGAAGATCGTGTTCCGGTACATCACGGACCCGTCGACGGCCGTGAACGCGATGGCGAACGGCGACCTCGACGTGCTCAACCCCGTCGATGGCACCCTCGCGAGCCAGTTGCAGGGCAACCAGGACATCGAGCTGCACCGCGGCAAGACGACCGACAAGTACACGCTCGCGTTCAACGACGCCCAGGCGCCGTTCACGGACAAGCGGGTGCGGCAGGCGATCCGGCAGGCGATCGACCCGAAGGCACTCATCAAGGCCATCGGTGGCACCGGCGTCGAGCAGGGCGGCCCGATCCCGGAGCTCGACCCCGGGTACGAGGACCTGACGTCGATCGACGCGTACGACCCGGACAACGCGAAGAAGCTCCTGGCCGAGGCCGGGAAGCCCGACCTCGACCTGACGCTGACCTACGCCAACGTCTACCCGGCGACGATCGGCGACGTGCTGAAGTCGCAGCTCGCCGAGGTCGGCATCACGCTGAAGGTCGAGCGGGTCGACTTCGCCACCTGGCTCGACCAGGTGTTCACGAAGAAGGACTTCCAGCTCTCGATGGTCGATCACGTCGAGGCACGGGACTTCGGCAACTGGGCGAACCCGGACTACTACTTCGGGTACGACAACCCCGAGGTGCAGCGGCTCTACGCCGAGTCGATCGCCGCGACCTCGGAGACCGAGAAGGAGCAGGCGCTCCGCGAGGCCGCCCGGATCGTCAGCGAGGACGCGGCCGGCGAGTGGCTGTACACGGCGACGGAGATCACCGCCGTCCGGAAGGGCGTGACCGGGTTCCCCGTCGACGGCGGGAACTCGCGCCTCGACCTGGCCGGGCTGGCGGTCCGGTGAGCGGGGCCGCCGCGGGCACCGCGGGCCCGTCGCGTGTCGGGGCGCCGTCCGGCGCTGCGGTCCGGGCTCGCGCCGCCACCCCCGTAGCATCGGACGCGTGACCCGGTTCCTCGTCGGGCGACTGCTGCTGCTCGTCGTCGGCCTGCTCGTGGCGAGCATCATCGTGTTCGCCACGCTGCGCGTGCTGCCCGGCGACGTCGCCCAGATCGTCGCCGGCACCCAGTCCACGCCGGCGCAGGTCGAGCAGCTCCGGCAGCAGCTCGGCCTCGACCGGCCCGTGGTCGTGCAGTACCTCGACTGGATCGGCGGCGTGCTCCGCGGCGACCTCGGCCGGTCGCTCGTCACGAACGGCGCCGTCGGACCGGAGATCGCGCAGAAGCTCGCCGTCACGCTGCCGCTCGCGGGGATGTCCCTGGTGGCCGCCCTCGTGCTCGGTGTCCCGCTCGGCGTGCTCGCCGCGGTGCTCCGTCGCCGGGCCGGCGGCGCGGTGATCGGCTTCGTCGCGCAGGCGGTCGCGGCGGTCCCAGTGGTCTGGGCCGGCATGCTCCTCATCGCCCTGTTCGCGGTCACGCTGCACTGGCTGCCGACGCAGGGCTTCCCGCTCGACGGCTGGGACGAACCCGGACGGGCGTTCTCGTCGCTCGTGCTGCCCGCGCTCACCATCGGTGCGGTCGAGGGTGCCGTGATCCTGCGCTTCACCCGGTCCGCCACGCTCGCCGTGCTCGACGCCGACCACGTCCGCACCGCGGCGGCGATCGGCCTCACCCGGACGCGCGCGCTCCTGCGGCACGGACTGCCGTCGGTGGCCCTCACAGTGCTGGCGGTCCTCGGCGTGCAGATCGCCGGACTCCTGGTGGGGGCGGTCGTCGTCGAGCAGCTGTTCTCGCTCCCCGGGGTCGGCCGCATGCTCGTCACCGACGTCGGGCGACGCGACATCACGAAGGTGCAGTCGGAGCTCCTCGTGCTCACGGGGCTGGTGCTCGTGGTCGGCTTCGCGGTCGACGTCGTGCACCGCGCGCTCGACCCCCGGCAGCGGGAGGTGGGCGAGTGATCCGCCGCATCGTCGCCCGGCCGACCGGGTGTTTCGCCGTCGTGGTGCTCGCGCTCCTCGTCGTGCTCGCCGCGGTCTCGCTGGTCTGGACGCCCCAGGACCCGTTCCGCGCCGACCCGTTCCGGCAGTGGGCGGCACCGAGCCCGGCGCACTGGTTCGGCACCGACGCCTCGGGCCGGGACATCGCCAGCTACCTGCTCGCCGGCACCCGGACGACCGTGCTCGTCGCGGTCGGGTCCGGCGTCGTCGCGAGCGTCGTCGGCATCGTCCTGACCGCCGTCGGCTCGCTGACCGCACGGTGGGTCCGCGAGGGCACCGCCGTGCTCCTCGACATCCTCGTCGCGTTCCCCACGCTGCTGACCGCGATGCTCCTGACAGCGGTGTTCGGCGGGTCGCTCGGCATCGTCGTGGTGAGCGTGGGGCTGTCCTTCGGCGTGACGATCGCCCGCGTCGCCCGCGGCGAGATCCGTCGCATCGCCCGGAGCGACTACGTCGTCGCTGCCCGGTCCTCGGGCGTCGGGCCGCTCGGCGTGCTCACCCGTCACCTGGTGCCGAACGCGGCGCCGCTGTTCACCGTGCAGCTGTCGCTCGCGATGGCGACGGCGGTCCTCGCCGAGGCCGGCCTGTCCTACCTGGGCTACGGCGCCGGGTCGGACACCGCGTCGTGGGGGAACCTGCTCGCGGACCTGCAGACGTACATCGGCGTGCACCCGTGGAGTGCGACCTGGCCGGGCGCCGCGATCGCCCTCGTGGTGGCCGCGCTCTCGCTGCTCGGCGACGCGGTCCGTGACGCGACCGACCCGCGCCTCACCACCGGCGACCGGCCCAGCGGCGACCGAGCCACCGGCGACCGGACGGCCGTGGACGGACGCGGTCCGGACCCCGTCGACGGGACCAGCGGGCCGGACGGACGCGGGCCGGACGGCACGGCCACGACCCCGGGGGTGACGGCGTGAGCGACCAGCGGACCGGACGCGACGGTCTCGAGGTGACCGGCCTGACGGTGCGCATCGCGGGGCGGACGGTGCTCGACGACGTGACGTTCACCGTGCCTCCCGGCCGACGCGTCGGCGTGATGGGCGCGTCCGGCTCGGGCAAGTCGATGACCTCGCTCGCCCTGATGGGCCTCGAGCCGACCGGGGCCGAGGTGCGCGGGAGCATCCGTCTCGACGGCACCGAGCTCGTCGGCCTGCGGGACCGCGACCGCGCACGGCACCGCGGTTCAGGCATCGGGATGGTGTTCCAGGAACCCGGGACCGCCCTCGACCCGCTCCGCCGGGTCGGCGCGCAGGTCGCGGAACCGCTCCGGCTGCACCGCGGCCTGGACCGCCGTGCGGCCGCGACCGCCGCGGTCGCACTCGCCGACGCCGTCGGGCTGCCCGACCCCGCAGCGCTGCTCCGGCAGTACCCGCACCAGCTGTCCGGCGGGCAGCGGCAGCGCATCTGCATCGCGATGGCGATGGCCGGCTCCCCCGCGTACCTCGTCGCGGACGAACCGACGACCGCGCTCGACGTCACGACCGAGGCGCGGATCCTCGAGCTGTTCGAACGCCTCTCGACCGAGCGCGGCACCGGGATGCTCTTCGTGACGCACGACCTCGCGGTGCTCGCACGGATCGCCGACACGGCCGTCGTGCTCGACCACGGCCGGGTCGTCGAACAGGGGTCCGTGCGGTCGCTGCTCGACGCTCCGCAGCACCCGGCGACGGCGGCCCTCGTCGACGCCGCGCGTGCCACCGCCCGCCGCACCGGAGGCCCCGCATGACCGACGCGCTGCACGCCAGCGGCCTGCACCGAACCTACCGCCTGCCCCGTCGCGGACCCTTCGAACCGGGTCCGGTGCGGACCGCCGTCGACGGGGTCGACCTGACGGTCGCCTCCGGTGCGCGGCTCGGGATCGTCGGTGAGTCCGGCTCCGGCAAGTCGACGCTGGTGCGGCTGCTCGCCGGCCTGGAGGCGCCCACCGCCGGCACCGTGTCGGCCGGCGGTCGTCCCGTGGTCGCGTCGGCATCCGCACGTGCGATGCGCTGGTTCCGTCGCGAGACCGGGGTGGTGTTCCAGGACCCGTACGCGTCCCTCGACCCGAGGATGCGCGTCGGGTCCATCGTCGCCGAGCCGCTCCGCGCGCTGCGGGTGCCCGGCGATCACCGGGCGCTCGTGGCATCGGTGCTGGAGCGCGTCGACCTGCCCGCCGACGCCGCCGACCGGTACCCGCACGAGTTCTCCGGCGGGCAGCGGCAGCGCATCGCGATCGCCCGCGCGGTCGTGCACGCGCCGCGGATCCTGTTCGGGGACGAGCCGATGAGCGCCCTCGACGTGGTGGTCCGTGCCCGCGTGATCGACCTGTTCCGCTCGCTCGCCGACGACCTCGGGCTGACGCTCGTGCTCGTGTCGCACGACATCGGCGTGGTGCAGCGGCTGTGCGACACCGTCGCGGTGCTCTCCGAGGGGCGGATCGTGGAGCAGGGCCCGGTGTCACTGCTCGACGACCCGCGGCACCCGGTGACGCGGGCGCTGGTGGCGGCGGCGCCGACGCTGCCGTAGGGCCCTCTCGGTCCTCCGCGCCGTCCGCGACATCCCACACGTCGATCGACGCGTGCGGTGTCGACCGATGCGCGTGCATCCGGTGCGTGCGCATCGAGCGACGTCACACCGGTCGATCGACGCGCGTCGTGTCGAAGTCGCGAGCCGCCGCGCCCGGCCTCAGCCCCGCGCCCGGCGTCAGACCCGCGCCCGGCCTCAGCCCCGCGTCACCATCCCGCCGGGTGCCGCCGCTGCCACCGCAGCCGTCGCTCGAGCTGCGCCCCGATCGCGAGGAGCACGCGCTCCCCGCCCGGCCGCCCGATCAGCTGCACGCCCATCGGCAGCCCAGCGCCGTCGGGGTGTCCGTCCTCGGTGACCCCGACCGGCAGCGTGATCGCGGGCAACCCCGACACGTTCGCCATCGAGGTCCACGGCGAGTACGCGCACTGCCGCCGGAAGTCCTCCTCGGGGTCGTCGCCGTACCAGCCGAGGGGTCGCGGGGTGAGCGCCAGGGTCGGGGTGAGCACGGCGTCGAAGCGGTCGAACGCCCGGATGAGCCCGACCGAGAAGGCGTCGAGGGTCGCCATCGCGTCGAGCACCTGCGTCGCTGTCAGCGCCCGGCCACGTCCGACCAGCCAGGACACCAGCGGGGTGAGCTCGGACAGGTCGATCCCCGGGACGCGGGGCAGCCCGGCGGCGCCGGACTCCCACGCCACCCGGAACGCGTCGGCGTACGGCAGGCGGGGCATCGCGACGTCCTCGACCCCGTGCCCGACCTCGCCGAGCACCCGCACGGCGGTGTCGACGGCGGCCCGGGCGGCGGGGTCGACCACGACGTCGACGGTGTCGTCCCACGGCGAGCCGTCCAGCAACCCGACCACGAACCGCCCCTCGCCCCGCACGGCAGCGGCGGTGAAGGGCCCCTCGCCGACCTCGGGCGTGACGAGCGCGTACGGGCAGGGTTCCGGCAGCCCGGTGGGTGCGACCAGGGCGTCGAGGAGCATCCCGGCGTCCGCGACGTTCCGCGTGAGGGGCCCGGCGACGCTCAGCCCGCCGAGGCCCGTCCGTCCGGGCATCGAGGGCACCCGGCCACGGCTCGGCTTCAGTCCGACCAGGCCGGTCGCAGCGGCGGGGATGCGGACCGATCCCCCGCCGTCCGTCCCGACCGCCGCGGGCACGAGTCCCGCGGCGACGGCGACGGCGGTGCCGCTCGACGACCCGCCGGGCGCCCGGGTGGTGTCGTACGGGTTCCGGGTCGTACCGATCCGGGTCTCCGACGACGACGACATCCCGAACTCCGGCGACGTCGTCTTGCCGAGGCTCACGGTGCCGGCCGCGGCGAGCGCCGCCACCAGCGGGTGGTCGGCGGGCGCTGGCGTCACGGGCAGCGCGGCGGAGCCGTGGCGGGTGGGGACACCGGCACGGTCGTAGAGGTCCTTGTCGACGGTCGGCAGTCCCCACAGCGGTCGGGAGGTCGGGACGAGCGATCCGAGGGCGGACGCTCGTTCCCGTGCGGCGTCGGCGGTGACGGTGACGAACGCGCCGAGTGCGGGGTCGAGCCGTTCGATGCGGTCGAGGTAGTGCTCGGTCACCTCGAGCGCGGTCGCGTCCCCCCGACGGATCCAGTCCCAGAGTTCCTGCGCCGTGAGGTGGTGGAGTTCGAACACGGTCCCCGAGCCTAGGCCTGCAGGTGTGCGGCGAGCACGTCCCGCACCGTCGTCCAGTCGTGCGGCCCGTAGCGGTCGTTCGCGACGTGGTGGAGTTCGGCCTCGCCGCTGAACATGCTGACGAAGTACTGCATCCCCTGCCAGGCGGGGAACGGCTCGGCGTCGTCGGCCCTCGAGAGTCGTCGGCCGACGCGGGCCATCGCGGAGAGCGTGCCGGCGGTGCCTGCCCACTGCGTCCGGAAGCGGGTGCCGGTCAGCCGCGACAGGGTGTCGGCGACGCTCCGGGCGGTGACCCGGTCCCCCGCGACCTCGACGACGCGCGGGGCGTCCGGGTCGAGGGCCACGCGTGCGGTGACCCAGGCGGTGTCGTCCTTCGTGGTGAAGTCGAGGCCCTGGTCGGGCGACGACCAGTACAGGACGGTGCGGCGGTCGAACAGGATCATCGGCGCCTGTCCGGTGAGCATGTCGGTGAAGGCGCCGTTCAGCACCGAGGTCGCGCGGACCGGAGCGGCGTCGAGGGTCGTGGCGAACTCGCGGCGCAGCTCGAAGTTCCGGTTGGTGCCGGGTGTGATCGCCCGGTAGTCCGCCGAGTAGTCGGACGGCACGAAGCGGGGCACCCCGGCGTCGAGCGCTGCCCGGAGCAGGGCGGTCTGCGCGTCGACGATGACCGATCGGGTGCCGCTCAGCACGGAGACGACGACATCGACCCCGGCGAGCGCCGTCACGAGTGCCTGGTGGTCCTCGTAGTCGGCCGCGGCGACCGAGACGCGGTCTGAGCGTCGGGCGAGCCGGTCGGCCGCAGGCCCGGTGGCCGATCGACTGAGGGCGCGGACGCGGACGTCGGGGTCGGCGGCGAGGAGCGCGTCGACGATGCGGGAGCCGAGGTCCCCGGTGGCGCCGGCGACGAGGACGGTGCTGCTGGTCATGCACCCGACGCTACGCACGGGCGTCCGGACTCGATCGGGGCTTGCATCCTTGGGTGCAACTCCCGCTGGTGCGTCCCTCCGCCGGTCGTCCCGGCGAGCGGTCGTTCCTAGCGTCGGTGTCATGACGAACACGACGAGAGTCCGGCCCGGTGACCACACCGCTGCCGGCACCACTGCACCCCGTGCGACGGGGGTCCGGGGCGTGGTGTCCCGGCACCCGCTCGCATCCTTCGCGACCCTGGCGCTCGGCCTGAGCTGGCTCGCGTGGGTCCCCTACATCCTCAGCCCCCACGGCCTGGGCGTGTGGGACCTGCACTTCCCCGAGCTCCTCGGCACGGCGCAGTTCACGGGCATCCTGCCCGGGGCGCTCCTCGGCCCGCTCGGCGGCGCGTTCTTCGTGACCGCGCTGGCGGACGGTCGCCCCGGCCTGCGCCGCTGGGTCGGGCGGCTCTGGCGCTGGCGCGTGTCCTGGTACTGGTACGCACTCGCCCTGGTCGGTGTCCCCGCCCTGGTGGTCGTGACCGGGCTGCCGTTCTCCGGTGGTCAGGTCCAGGCACCGAGCACCCTCGCCCTGCTGGCACTCGTGCCGGGGCTCGTGGTGCAGCTGTTCACCACGGGACTGTCGGAGGAGCCCGGTTGGCGCGACTTCGCACTCCCCCGACTGCAGGAGCGCTACGGCCCCCTCGGCGCGGCGGCGGTGCTCGGACCGCTGTGGGCGCTGTGGCACATGCCGCTGTACCTGTCCGACTGGGGCGGGTGGCCCGAGGCGCACTGGTCGGAGCCGCTGGTGTTCGCCCTGTTCACGATCACGTTCAACGTCGTGATGACGTGGGTCTTCAACCGCACCGGTGAGAGCCTGCCGATCGCGCTCCTGCTGCACGTCGGCGTGAACAACACCATCTCGACCCTGTGGGCGGACATGTACCCGGGGATGACGGCGGGGACGATGATGCACGGGCTCGCGATCGTCTCGACCGTGGCCGCGGCCGTCCTGCTGGTCGCGACCCGGGGTCGGCTCGGGTACGACCGTCGGCCGGGAGGCACGGATCGCCTTCCCGCAGCGGCTGCCGCCCGCCTCGTAGGATCGGACGATGGCACCCGCTGAAGCGAGTGCGGCTCGCGTCGCCGCCGACCCTCGTCCCGCACGGGAGGTCGACGGCGACCGCCGCACGCGCCGCACCGACGGTCTGGTCGCCGTCGCGACCGCGGTGGTCTCGTTGGGGCTGCTGCTCGGGCTGCCGTACCTCGACGCCGTCGACCCGGACAGCGTGGGACGCCGGCTCGCGAGTCCCGGAGTCGGCAGCTCCGACTGGGCAGCGACCGCGCTCGGACTGCTCGTCCAGTCCGCAGCCCTGCTCGTTGCGCGTCGGGCTCCCCGGACGGTCGTGCTCGCGGCCGCTGTCGTACCCGTCCTCGTGATCGCCGGCGTATCCGGCGGTGACCTGTTCGGCGTCGCCGTGCTCCCCGTCGTCGTGGCTGTGGTCCTTGCTGCCCTGCGGGTTCCGCTCACCCGGCTGTGGCCGTCGGCCGTCGGTGCGGCGGTGCTCGTGGCGGCGGGCACCGCGGGCAACTGGATCAAGCTCAACGGTGCACTCTCGGGCCACTCGCTCGCCGAAGCACTCGTCGGCGCCCTCCCGCAGGGCGTCACGCAGGCCATCGGCGCTGTGGGCCTCCCGCTCGTCGGCGCCCTCGTCGTCCGCTCCCGCCGCGAGGTCCGCGCCGCACGCGACGCCGAGCTCGTGGCCCGCACAGCCGAGGCATCCGCGGTCGTCCGGGAGCAGGACGCCCGGGTCGACGCAGCCGTGTCCCGCGAGCGGGCGGCGATGGCCCGGGAGCTGCACGACATCGCCGCGCACCACCTGTCCGGGATCGCGCTCATGTCGGCCGTGATCGACCGGCAGATCGACACCGACCCGCTCGCCGCGCACGAGGGCGTCCGCCAGGTCCGGGAGCAGAGCACCGCCGTGCTCGAGGACCTCCGACGCCTGGTCGGGCTGCTCCGTGACGACGCACCCGCCGAACGCGCCGTGGAGACCGTGGCGGGGATCGTCGACCTGGTCGAGCGCGCTCGGTACCGGTCCGACGTGCGCCTGGAGGTCCTGCCCGGCGAGCACCCGCTCTCGGACGGCATCGGACCCCTGGCGCAGCTCGCCGCCTACCGGACCGCGCAGGAGGCCCTGGCGAACGCCGCCCTGCACGCCCCGGGTGCCGTCGTCACGGTGACGATCGACGACCGCGCCGCCGACCACCTGGAGCTGCACGTGGAGAACACCGCCCCGCTGGACCCCTCGGCGCGGGCGGGACAAGGTGACCCGGTCCCGGGGAGCGCGGCAGCGGGTGGGAACGGACTGCGTGGCATGCGTGAGCGGGCGGAGCTGGTGGGGGCGCGCCTCCAGACCGGTCCGACGGCCGACGGTGGCTGGTCCGTCACGCTCGGCCTGGGTCGGCAGGCTGCGGAGGTGTCCCCGTGATCCGGGTGCTGGTGGCGGACGACCAGCCGCTCGTGCGCGCCGGGGTGTCCGCGCTGCTGGCCGCCGAGCCGGACGTCGAGGTCGTGGCGGTCGCTGCCGACGGCGGCGAGGCGCTCGCGCTGGCGCGGAGCACACGGCCCGACGTCGCGGTCCTCGACATCCGGATGCCGGTCCGGAACGGCATCGAGGTCGCACGGGAGCTCTGCGCACCGGACGCCGACCCCGCCGTCCCCGTGCTGGTGCTGACGACGTTCGACCTCGACGACCTCGTGTTCGGGGCGCTCGAGGCCGGCGCGTCCGGGTTCCTGCTGAAGGACGCCGAACCGGACGTCATCGTCGACGCCGTGCGCCAGGTCGCCGCGGGGAACGGCACGATCGACCAGAGCCTGACGCGGCGGGTGCTGCGGGAGTTCGTGTCGCGGCGGAGTCTGCAGCCGGTGACGGGCGACCGCGCGTCGGAGGTGCTGACCGCCCGGGAGCGGGACGTGCTGCTGCTCCTGGCACAGGGCATGTCGAACGAGGAGATCGCCGCGGCGCTCGTCGTCGAGGTCTCCACGGTGAAGTCGCACCTGGCGCGGATGCTGCCGAAGCTCGGGGTCCGGTCGCGCCTGCAGGCCGTGGTCTGGGCCTACCAGAACCGCGTCGTGGCGGTCCCCGAGGCGTAGCGGCGGCGTCAGGCGTGCGCCCGGCCGTTCCGGGCACACCTGGTCGTCCCGGGCATAGCTCGCGCTTCCGGGCATACCTGGCGCTTTCGGGCATACCTGGTCGTCCCGTTCCACCAGGGACGCCCGCTTCCACCTGGCATCGCACGCGTTCTGGGAAGGAACGGGCGCGGCGTCAGGCGAGGCAGTGCGCGAGGACCGCCTGCTGCACCGGCAGCAGCGCACGCTTCGCGTCGTGCCCCACGAAGGCCGGGCTCGCGAGCGCGTCGGCGCTCACCTCGCGCCCGCGGACGAACGGCGGGCACGGGGCGAAGCGGACACCGGCAGGGGCGAGTGCCAGGACGTCCGCGGTCACCCGGTAGGGCGCGAGCGCGGCGGCGTGCCGGCCGGGCCCGTCGGTCACGACGACGTCCGCGTCCGCCATCGCTCCGGCCAGATCGTCCGTCCACCGCACGCCCGGCGCCGCGAGCCCCTCGGGACAGGACTGGAGCAGGTCGAAGCCGAACAGCCGCGAGGCCTCCGCCCACGCCCGGGCGATGTTGCCGTCGGCGCCGACGAACCGCACCCGCAGCGACCCGACCTCGTGCCCACCCGTGAGGGCCCAGAGGTCCGCGAGCACCTCGCACGGGTGGTTCTCGCTCGTCATCGCGTTCACGACCGGCACCGCGTCAGCAGCGGCGAGCGCCTCGAGGACGGACAGGTCCGGATGGCGGACCACCAGCACGTCGACGAAGTCCGCCAGGTACCGGGCGACGTCGTCGTGTGCCTCGTCCTTGTCGAGGGACTCCGGCGGGAACACGATCGGCTGCAGCCCGGCGAGCGCGGCGCCCCGCTCGAAGGAGGCCCTGGTCCGCAGGCTCGTCGGCGGGAAGAACATCGCTGCGGCGCCGTGCAGCGCCGGGCCGCTCCCCTGCTCGTACGCACGGGCGAGTCCGAACACCGCGTCGGCGTCGTCGGTGGTCCAGTCGTCGAGTCGCAGGAGGTGGCGCACCCCGCCACGCTAGGGGGCGGTCACCGAAGATCCGTCTCCGACTCCCCGCCGAGGGCCGACAGCACGCGGGTCCGGACCACGGCACCGCCCTCGCTGGCCGGGTCGACCAGGACCGCGCGCATCCCGGCAGCGCGTGCACCTGCGACGTCCCGGTGCGGGTCGTCGCCGACGAAGAGGCACGCGGCGAGGGGGACGCCGAGCTCAGCGGCCACCCGCTGGAAGGCGCGCCGGTCCGGCTTCGCCACCCCGATGCGCTCGGACGTGCACACAACGTCGACGAGGTCGCCGAGCCCGGTGAGCGCGAGCTTGTCGCGCTGCTGCTCCTCGGTCCCGTTGGTCAGCACACCGACGGTCGTCCCGAGATCGGCGACCTCGCGCAGGAGCGACGGGCTCCCGGGGAACGGCCTCCAGGCGGCGCGGTACGCCGCGAGGTACCGGCCGAACAGCGAGTCGAGGTCGTCCGGGTCACGCGGCGGCCGGAGTCCGGCGAGGGGCAGGACCTCGACGAGCCGTGCCCGACGCTGCTCGGCGAAGTCGATCTCCCCGAGCCGCCACCGCTCGAAGTGGCGGCGTTCGGCCTCGCCCCAGGCAGCGCGCAGGGCCGGATCCGCAGCGACCCCGAGGTCTCGGAAGAAGTCGTCCACAGCGCGGGCGGACGCCCCCGCGTGGTCGAACAGGGTGCCGTCCAGGTCGAAGACCACGGCTCGGACGGGAGAAGTCATCCCCGCACCGCGGCGACGACCCGCTCGACCGCGGCCGCGACCGCCCGCTCGCGGACTGCAGGGTCCTCGTGCTCGGAATCGTGGACGAACGCCGTCGCGCCGCGGACCGCGCCGCAGAAGTCCACCACGCCGTGCTCGAGCTGCGTCCGCAGTGCGTGCTCGTACCCGTGCCGCTCGTACACCCCGGCGTCGTCGCCGGCGATCGGCACGAGGTGCACGGTGAGCCGCCCGAGTCGGCGGTCGATGCGGCCGTCCTCCGCGACGCCGAACGCCCACCCGTTCACGAACACCCGGTCGAGCCAGCCCTTGAGGAGCGCCGGGAGCGACCACCACCACACCGGGAACACGAGCACGAGGTGCTCTGCCATGTCGAGACGCGCCTGCTCCGCTGCGACGTCCGGCGCGGGGTCGGTCCCCGTCCGGTAGGTGTGTCGGTCGGCCGGGGTGTACCGGGGGTCGAAGCCCTCGGCGGCGAGGTCTGCGACCGTCACCGGTCCTGTGTCGGCGGCGTCGAGCGCCGCCTGGAGGCGGTGGGCGACGGCGAGCGTCAGCGAGTCGGGGTCCGGGTGGGCGG from Curtobacterium sp. SGAir0471 encodes:
- a CDS encoding sensor histidine kinase; the protein is MAPAEASAARVAADPRPAREVDGDRRTRRTDGLVAVATAVVSLGLLLGLPYLDAVDPDSVGRRLASPGVGSSDWAATALGLLVQSAALLVARRAPRTVVLAAAVVPVLVIAGVSGGDLFGVAVLPVVVAVVLAALRVPLTRLWPSAVGAAVLVAAGTAGNWIKLNGALSGHSLAEALVGALPQGVTQAIGAVGLPLVGALVVRSRREVRAARDAELVARTAEASAVVREQDARVDAAVSRERAAMARELHDIAAHHLSGIALMSAVIDRQIDTDPLAAHEGVRQVREQSTAVLEDLRRLVGLLRDDAPAERAVETVAGIVDLVERARYRSDVRLEVLPGEHPLSDGIGPLAQLAAYRTAQEALANAALHAPGAVVTVTIDDRAADHLELHVENTAPLDPSARAGQGDPVPGSAAAGGNGLRGMRERAELVGARLQTGPTADGGWSVTLGLGRQAAEVSP
- a CDS encoding response regulator, with product MIRVLVADDQPLVRAGVSALLAAEPDVEVVAVAADGGEALALARSTRPDVAVLDIRMPVRNGIEVARELCAPDADPAVPVLVLTTFDLDDLVFGALEAGASGFLLKDAEPDVIVDAVRQVAAGNGTIDQSLTRRVLREFVSRRSLQPVTGDRASEVLTARERDVLLLLAQGMSNEEIAAALVVEVSTVKSHLARMLPKLGVRSRLQAVVWAYQNRVVAVPEA
- a CDS encoding ornithine carbamoyltransferase, which produces MRHLLRLDDWTTDDADAVFGLARAYEQGSGPALHGAAAMFFPPTSLRTRASFERGAALAGLQPIVFPPESLDKDEAHDDVARYLADFVDVLVVRHPDLSVLEALAAADAVPVVNAMTSENHPCEVLADLWALTGGHEVGSLRVRFVGADGNIARAWAEASRLFGFDLLQSCPEGLAAPGVRWTDDLAGAMADADVVVTDGPGRHAAALAPYRVTADVLALAPAGVRFAPCPPFVRGREVSADALASPAFVGHDAKRALLPVQQAVLAHCLA
- a CDS encoding HAD family hydrolase, producing MVFDLDGTLFDHAGASARAVDDFFRDLGVAADPALRAAWGEAERRHFERWRLGEIDFAEQRRARLVEVLPLAGLRPPRDPDDLDSLFGRYLAAYRAAWRPFPGSPSLLREVADLGTTVGVLTNGTEEQQRDKLALTGLGDLVDVVCTSERIGVAKPDRRAFQRVAAELGVPLAACLFVGDDPHRDVAGARAAGMRAVLVDPASEGGAVVRTRVLSALGGESETDLR
- a CDS encoding NAD(P)H-dependent oxidoreductase is translated as MSTLIVTAHPDPDSLTLAVAHRLQAALDAADTGPVTVADLAAEGFDPRYTPADRHTYRTGTDPAPDVAAEQARLDMAEHLVLVFPVWWWSLPALLKGWLDRVFVNGWAFGVAEDGRIDRRLGRLTVHLVPIAGDDAGVYERHGYEHALRTQLEHGVVDFCGAVRGATAFVHDSEHEDPAVRERAVAAAVERVVAAVRG